From Halobacterium sp. R2-5, the proteins below share one genomic window:
- a CDS encoding MATE family efflux transporter: MTLRRRLEAAVAAFPALLARLGLVDRRKGEEAFDLALPAMVTGGLRTVLRTTDFLMVSIAAGEVAVAALEFGFQYYFIPFGLALALTSGTISVVSRLKGAEEDAEADFAIKQSLWISLLLAVPITVGTWQYADVLVGWLASDPEAAALGADYLRVVMLSVVFRFWSMIAARALAGAGDTRTPMYVRLVTLPTNIALNALLIFGLFGFPELSVVGAAWGTAIANTLAGAVFFAILLSGRWSVTLRVRGKQWDWGVAREIVRVALPLAGTRLSRTFGRFPFLFVLGVLGTPVVAAYAIGRRVMLLALMPAWGYSTASSTLVGQRLGAGDPDEAADYGWQTLRIALVTQLLIGAGLFAAARPVALAFGASNIDLTVTFIRVFGLSVAGFSVSRTLRGGLRGAGDTRWPFYGAISGTYLVRLPLAFAALPAGFAVGPFALGPVAIPAVSPGLGLGLTAIFAAILGDMYVRAAVNLVRFKSGAWRAYGAKTPTD, encoded by the coding sequence CGGCTCGGGCTCGTCGACCGGCGGAAGGGCGAGGAGGCGTTCGACCTCGCGCTGCCCGCGATGGTGACCGGCGGCCTGCGGACGGTGCTGCGCACGACGGACTTCCTGATGGTGAGCATCGCCGCGGGCGAGGTCGCGGTCGCCGCCCTCGAGTTCGGCTTCCAGTACTACTTCATCCCGTTCGGGCTCGCGCTCGCGCTCACGAGCGGCACCATCAGCGTGGTGTCCCGGCTGAAGGGGGCCGAGGAGGACGCGGAGGCGGACTTCGCCATCAAGCAGTCGCTGTGGATCTCGCTGCTGCTCGCGGTTCCGATCACGGTCGGGACGTGGCAGTACGCGGACGTGCTGGTCGGGTGGCTCGCGAGCGACCCGGAGGCGGCGGCACTGGGCGCGGACTACCTCCGCGTAGTGATGCTCTCGGTCGTCTTCCGGTTCTGGAGCATGATCGCGGCGCGGGCGCTCGCGGGCGCCGGCGACACTCGAACCCCGATGTACGTGCGGCTCGTGACGCTGCCGACCAACATCGCGCTGAACGCCCTGCTCATCTTCGGGCTGTTCGGGTTCCCGGAGCTCAGCGTCGTCGGCGCGGCGTGGGGGACTGCCATCGCGAACACGCTCGCGGGCGCGGTGTTCTTCGCCATCCTGCTGTCGGGGCGGTGGAGCGTCACGCTGCGCGTGCGCGGCAAGCAGTGGGACTGGGGGGTCGCCCGCGAGATCGTCCGCGTCGCGCTCCCGCTGGCTGGGACGCGGCTGTCGCGGACGTTCGGCCGGTTCCCGTTCCTGTTCGTGCTCGGCGTGCTCGGGACGCCGGTGGTCGCGGCGTACGCCATCGGGCGGCGCGTGATGTTGCTCGCGCTGATGCCCGCGTGGGGGTACTCCACGGCGTCGAGCACGCTCGTCGGCCAGCGCCTCGGAGCGGGCGACCCCGACGAGGCCGCCGACTACGGCTGGCAGACGCTGCGCATCGCGCTCGTCACCCAGTTGCTCATCGGCGCGGGGCTGTTCGCCGCGGCGCGACCGGTCGCGCTCGCGTTCGGCGCGTCGAACATCGACCTCACCGTGACGTTCATCCGCGTCTTCGGGCTGAGCGTCGCCGGCTTCTCCGTGTCGCGGACGCTGCGGGGCGGCCTGCGCGGCGCCGGCGACACCCGCTGGCCGTTCTACGGCGCCATCTCGGGGACGTACCTCGTACGCCTGCCGCTGGCGTTCGCCGCGCTCCCGGCCGGCTTCGCCGTCGGGCCGTTCGCGCTCGGCCCCGTCGCGATTCCCGCCGTCTCGCCGGGGCTCGGCCTCGGGCTGACCGCCATCTTCGCGGCCATCCTCGGGGACATGTACGTGCGCGCGGCCGTCAACCTCGTCCGCTTCAAGTCCGGCGCGTGGCGGGCGTACGGCGCGAAGACGCCGACGGACTGA